GCTGACGCTCTATCCCGAGATGTTTCCGGGCGGGCTAGGCCTGTCGCTGGCCGGACGGGCGCTCGAAGTCGGGACATGGTCGCTGGAAGCTATCCAGATCCGCGACTTCGCCAGCGATCGCCATCACACCGTCGACGACACGCCGGCCGGCGGTGGCGCCGGCATGGTGATGCGCGCCGATGTGCTGGCCAAGGCGATCGACCACACGTCGCCGGCGGGCGATCCGCGGCCGCGTTTGCTGATGAGCCCGCGTGGAAAGCCGCTGACGCAGGCGCGCGTGCGCGAACTGGCTGGCGGGCCAGGCGCCGTCATCGTTTGCGGCCGGTTCGAGGGCGTCGACCAGCGGCTGATCGAGGCGCGTGGACTGGAAGAGGTCTCCATCGGCGATTTCATCCTGTCGGGCGGCGAGCCGGCGGCGCTTGTGCTGCTCGACGCCGTTGTGCGGCTGTTGCCCGGCGTCATGGGCAATGCGGTGTCGGGCGAGGAAGAAAGTTTCGAGAACGGCCTGCTCGAACACCCGCATTACACGCGGCCACAGGAGTTCGAGGGCAGGCCGATCCCCGACGTGCTGGTCTCCGGCAACCACAAGAAGATCGCCGCCTGGCGGCGTGCGGAGTCCGAGAAGCTGACCAGGGAGCGCCGGCCGGATTTGCTCGCCGCTCAGCCCTTGGCAAAATAGTAGACGGCGAGAAACAGGCCGACGGCGATGACGAAGCCGCGTACTGCGTTTTGCGGCACGCGCTTGGCGATCCATACGCCGGCATAGCCGCCGAGCGCGCCGCCGGGGATCATGATGATTGCCTGAGGCCAGGCAACAACGCCGCCGGAAACGAAGACCAGTATGGCAACGGCGGCGATGACCACGGCCAGCATGTTCTTCAGCGCGTTCAGCCGGTGATAGTCGCCGGCTTGCGTCAGGCCGAGCGTCGCCAGCATCATCACGCCCATGCCGGCGCCGAAGAAGCCGCCATAGATGGCGGTGGCGAACTGTGCCAGCGAACCGGCCAGCGAGCCGACCGTGGCTTCATGCCCAGGCTTCGGCGCCGGTTTCAGCCACGGCCCGGCGGCGAACAAGGCGGTTGCGGCCAGCAGCAGCCACGGCACCAAGGCGCGGAACGACGGGTTGGAGAGCGCCAGCAGGATGAGCGCACCGGCCAGCGCACCCAAAGCCGAGATCAGACAGAGCAGCAGCGCGCCGCGCCAGAAATGCTTGATGTCGGTCCAGTAAGCCAGCGTCGAGGTGATGTAGCCGGGAAACTGCGTCACCGAAGAGGTGGCGTTGGCGACGATCGGCGGCAGGCCGGCCAGCGTCATGGCGCCGAAGGTGATGAAGGTGCCGCCGCCGGCAACGGCGTTGACGGCGCCTGACAGAAAACCCGCGAGGAAGAGCAGGACTGCGTCGAAAACAGACATTGTGAGGCCGCCGGACAAGAGTGCTGCCCCCGGATTAGGAAGCTTGAAGGGTCGGCGCAACCCCGCACTGGACGATTGCGTGGTGGCATGCGACCAAAAAAGACAGGGCCAAGGCGTGACAAAGCCTCGAAATAGCTGTATGTGCCCGCCCGTACTGGCGAGAAAAATCTCCCGGACCCGTCAACAATGACGGTGTAGTCGCCCCTGCCCAATGTTTCGAAGACAAGATGTCTCTGGACAAAAGGCATAGCCGAGCGGTCATAGGAACTGCAAGGCGAGTGTCGGACGCTCTGACTGTCGGAAGAACAAGAAGTGGATTACTGACATGGATATCATCCGTCAGCTCGAGGCCGAACAGGCCGCCAAGATCGAAGCCAAGCGCAAGCTTCCCGAATTCCAGCCCGGCGACACCGTGCGCGTCCAGGTCCGCGTGACCGAAGGCACCCGCACCCGCGTCCAGGCCTATGAGGGCGTCGTCATCGCCCGCGCCGGCGCCGGCTTCCAGGAAAATTTCACCGTCCGCAAGATCTCCTACGGCGAAGGCGTCGAGCGCGTGTTCCCGGTCTATTCGCCGATGGTCGAGGGCGTCGAGATCGTGCGCCGCGGCAAGGTGCGCCGCGCCAAGCTCTATTATTTGCGCGACCGTCGCGGCAAGTCGGCCCGTATTTCGGAAAACACCGGCGTGCGCGCCCGCAAGCTCAACGATGAAGAACGCGACGCGCTGAACGCCGAGAAGGCCCGCATCGAAGCCGAGAAGGTTGCCGCTGCCCAGGCGCTGGCCGCCGAGACGGCCGCCAAGGAAGCCGCCGAGAAGAAGGCCGCCGACGAGGCTGCAAAGGCGGCGGAAGCGACCCCGGCCGAATAAACCTGGTCCAAGGATTTTGAAAAGGCGGCTTGGCCGCCTTTTTTCGTTTCACCAGACTGTGAACGATTGCCGGCCGAGAGTTTGGCCACGGCTGTTGACCCGAATTACATTGTACACTAAATAATCGTTTACAAACCAAATGGAGAACTGACATGGCACTCTACACCACACAGGCTCGCGTCACCGGCGGCCGCGCCGGCCACGGCGAGACCAGCGACGGCCTGCTGAAGGTCGACCTCGCTTTGCCGAAGGAGCTCGGCGGACAGGGTGGCGCCACCAATCCCGAGCAGCTGTTCGCGGTCGGCTATGCCGCCTGCTTCGAAAGCGCCATCCGCTTCGTCGCGCGCAAGCAGAAGCTGCCGCTGCAGGATGCGGCGGTGAGCGCCACCGTCAGCCTGCTTCCCAATGGTGAAGGCTTCAAACTTGGTGTCGCACTCGCCGCGGAGACGAAAGGCCTTGATCAGGCGGTGGCGGAAGCGCTTGTATCGGCCGCGCATCAGATTTGCCCCTATTCCAATGCGATCAAAGGCAATGTCGAGGTGGCGCTTTCGACCGTGGCGCTTCCGGCAAAGGCAGCATGACGACGAAGACCGAAACCAGGGCCAGCGA
This region of Mesorhizobium sp. C432A genomic DNA includes:
- the trmD gene encoding tRNA (guanosine(37)-N1)-methyltransferase TrmD; protein product: MTFKASVLTLYPEMFPGGLGLSLAGRALEVGTWSLEAIQIRDFASDRHHTVDDTPAGGGAGMVMRADVLAKAIDHTSPAGDPRPRLLMSPRGKPLTQARVRELAGGPGAVIVCGRFEGVDQRLIEARGLEEVSIGDFILSGGEPAALVLLDAVVRLLPGVMGNAVSGEEESFENGLLEHPHYTRPQEFEGRPIPDVLVSGNHKKIAAWRRAESEKLTRERRPDLLAAQPLAK
- a CDS encoding sulfite exporter TauE/SafE family protein; the encoded protein is MSVFDAVLLFLAGFLSGAVNAVAGGGTFITFGAMTLAGLPPIVANATSSVTQFPGYITSTLAYWTDIKHFWRGALLLCLISALGALAGALILLALSNPSFRALVPWLLLAATALFAAGPWLKPAPKPGHEATVGSLAGSLAQFATAIYGGFFGAGMGVMMLATLGLTQAGDYHRLNALKNMLAVVIAAVAILVFVSGGVVAWPQAIIMIPGGALGGYAGVWIAKRVPQNAVRGFVIAVGLFLAVYYFAKG
- the rplS gene encoding 50S ribosomal protein L19 encodes the protein MDIIRQLEAEQAAKIEAKRKLPEFQPGDTVRVQVRVTEGTRTRVQAYEGVVIARAGAGFQENFTVRKISYGEGVERVFPVYSPMVEGVEIVRRGKVRRAKLYYLRDRRGKSARISENTGVRARKLNDEERDALNAEKARIEAEKVAAAQALAAETAAKEAAEKKAADEAAKAAEATPAE
- a CDS encoding organic hydroperoxide resistance protein yields the protein MALYTTQARVTGGRAGHGETSDGLLKVDLALPKELGGQGGATNPEQLFAVGYAACFESAIRFVARKQKLPLQDAAVSATVSLLPNGEGFKLGVALAAETKGLDQAVAEALVSAAHQICPYSNAIKGNVEVALSTVALPAKAA